The Triticum aestivum cultivar Chinese Spring chromosome 3A, IWGSC CS RefSeq v2.1, whole genome shotgun sequence genome includes a region encoding these proteins:
- the LOC123058714 gene encoding protein LURP-one-related 8, with protein sequence MAKVHPNMAPAPGAVDEAPCAPASSAEGPTTLTVWRKSLLFDCKGFTVFDAKGNLAYRVDSYASESGDEVVLMDAAGRPNFTVRRKRFSLQGEQWLVFAGEETRRPVYTVRRSGRGKTLAHVTACAGAGAGPSYEVEGSYARRSCVVYDGERRAVAEIRPKEVVGTDVFRLVVQPGVGVSLAMAVVVALEQMFARPSLLRSWSTVD encoded by the coding sequence ATGGCGAAGGTTCACCCCAACATGGCGCCCGCGCCGGGCGCCGTCGACGAGGCGCCGTGCGCGCCGGCCAGCTCCGCGGAGGGGCCCACGACGCTGACGGTGTGGCGCAAGTCGCTGCTATTCGACTGCAAGGGGTTCACGGTGTTCGACGCCAAGGGCAACCTGGCCTACCGCGTCGACAGCTACGCCTCCGAGAGCGGCGACGAGGTCGTCCTCATGGACGCGGCCGGCCGCCCCAACTTCACCGTCCGCCGTAAGCGGTTCAGCCTGCAGGGCGAGCAGTGGTTGGTGTTCGCCGGCGAGGAGACGCGGCGGCCCGTGTACACAGTCAGGCGCAGCGGCCGCGGCAAGACGTTGGCGCACGTGACGGCGTGCGCGGGCGCCGGAGCCGGGCCGTCGTACGAGGTGGAGGGGTCCTACGCGCGGCGGAGCTGCGTGGTGTACGACGGAGAGCGGCGCGCGGTGGCGGAGATCAGGCCGAAGGAGGTTGTCGGGACTGATGTTTTCCGGCTAGTGGTGCAGCCCGGAGTCGGCGTGTCGCTCGCCATGGCCGTGGTGGTGGCGCTCGAGCAGATGTTCGCCAGGCCGTCGCTGCTCAGGAGCTGGTCCACCGTAGATTAG